A region of Paenibacillus thiaminolyticus DNA encodes the following proteins:
- a CDS encoding thiamine pyrophosphate-binding protein, with amino-acid sequence MKLSDYVIDFIKKQGVSHIFELTGGAIVHLLDSTYDRKDIDSVSVHHEQAAAFAAEGYSRINGKLGVAMGTSGPGALNMLTGIGSCYFDSIPCLFITGQVNTYEYKFDQPVRQIGFQETDIVSIVKPIVKFTEMITDAKQIRYSLEKAVFIAQHGRPGPVLLDIPMNIQRAQIDPDILGSFFDSEEFRSYTDFKKPCAASDIAEVIRLLDNSDRPIILIGGGVRAADAVKELSELVVHTRIPVVSSLMGLDALPWAHPMSTGLIGSYGNRFSNLALANCDFLLILGSRLDTRQTGTRPETFARAAKKIHVDVEEVERYGKVRADLSIRADVKQFLRDLNKALALRSAADYSPWYEVIQRYKDLYPSGGKTSNPEHIDPNRFMELLSAHSGEGDIIVLDVGQHQMWASQSFRLKEGQRLLNAGGMGAMGFALPAAIGAAMSAPGRQVIVIAGDGGIQVNIQELHTIVKNGLPIKIFVMNNHNLGMVRQFQDLYFDGRQQSTVQGYGCPDLVKIATAYGIPATKIEANEEAAVKINIALQAKGCYFVEVNLEIHTTVSPKLVVGRPIEDMFPFLSQEQLRAAMLIQPLSSSNDEAE; translated from the coding sequence GTGAAGCTATCTGACTATGTGATCGATTTCATTAAAAAACAGGGAGTTTCTCACATATTTGAGCTTACGGGAGGAGCTATCGTTCATTTGCTTGACTCTACCTATGATCGAAAGGATATCGACTCTGTATCTGTTCATCACGAGCAAGCGGCGGCATTCGCTGCGGAAGGATACAGTCGGATCAACGGTAAGCTTGGCGTTGCTATGGGTACGAGCGGACCCGGGGCGCTCAATATGTTGACGGGTATCGGAAGCTGCTATTTCGATTCGATTCCTTGTCTATTCATTACGGGGCAGGTAAATACGTATGAATACAAATTTGATCAACCCGTTCGGCAAATTGGTTTTCAGGAAACCGACATCGTAAGCATCGTAAAGCCGATTGTGAAGTTTACGGAGATGATAACAGATGCAAAGCAAATCCGCTATAGCCTTGAGAAAGCAGTATTTATTGCACAACACGGCCGTCCCGGTCCAGTATTATTGGATATACCTATGAATATTCAGCGTGCTCAGATCGATCCGGATATACTTGGCAGCTTCTTCGACAGCGAGGAATTTCGCAGCTACACAGACTTTAAGAAGCCTTGTGCGGCTAGCGACATAGCGGAAGTCATTCGACTGCTCGATAACTCGGACCGGCCAATCATTCTCATCGGAGGCGGTGTTCGGGCTGCGGATGCGGTTAAGGAACTTAGCGAGCTGGTCGTGCATACACGCATACCGGTTGTAAGCTCACTAATGGGGCTCGATGCGCTGCCCTGGGCACATCCGATGAGTACGGGACTTATTGGCTCCTACGGTAATAGGTTCAGCAATCTTGCTTTGGCCAACTGTGATTTCCTGCTTATTCTAGGCTCACGGCTCGATACGCGTCAGACCGGGACACGGCCGGAAACGTTTGCAAGAGCGGCGAAGAAAATCCATGTGGATGTCGAGGAGGTGGAGCGATACGGAAAGGTACGTGCGGACTTGTCGATCCGTGCCGATGTAAAGCAATTTCTCCGCGATCTGAATAAGGCGCTGGCGTTACGGTCCGCTGCCGATTACTCTCCATGGTACGAAGTCATTCAACGTTATAAGGATCTCTATCCAAGCGGGGGGAAGACTTCGAATCCGGAACATATCGATCCGAACCGCTTTATGGAGCTGTTATCGGCGCACAGCGGCGAAGGCGACATTATTGTATTGGATGTCGGTCAACATCAGATGTGGGCTAGCCAATCGTTTCGGCTTAAGGAAGGCCAGCGTCTCTTGAATGCGGGAGGCATGGGAGCGATGGGATTCGCGCTTCCCGCCGCGATCGGAGCGGCAATGTCAGCTCCGGGGCGGCAGGTTATTGTTATAGCAGGCGATGGCGGCATTCAGGTGAATATCCAAGAGCTTCATACGATTGTTAAGAACGGGCTCCCAATCAAAATATTCGTGATGAATAATCATAATTTGGGCATGGTGCGGCAATTCCAGGATTTATATTTTGACGGTCGGCAGCAGTCCACGGTTCAAGGATACGGTTGTCCCGATTTGGTGAAAATAGCAACGGCGTATGGGATTCCAGCTACAAAAATTGAAGCGAATGAAGAGGCAGCAGTCAAGATCAATATCGCTTTGCAAGCGAAAGGATGCTACTTCGTGGAAGTCAATTTGGAAATTCATACAACAGTGAGTCCCAAGCTCGTCGTGGGCAGGCCGATTGAAGATATGTTCCCGTTCCTCTCCCAGGAACAATTACGTGCCGCAATGCTTATACAACCACTTTCATCATCAAATGATGAGGCAGAATGA